From the Streptomyces sp. Sge12 genome, the window GTGGCCGCCTACTGCTGGAAGGCACTGGGCCAGTCCGGATTCACCCGCACCGACGTGATCGTCGGCGTCGGCGGGGGAGCCACCACCGACCTCGCGGGCTTCGTCGCGGCCAGCTGGCTGCGCGGGGTCCGCTGGATCGCCGTACCGACCACCGTCCTCGCGATGGTGGACGCGGCCGTCGGCGGCAAGACCGGCATCAACACCGCCGAGGGCAAGAACCTCGTGGGTGCCTTCCACCCGCCGGCCGGTGTGCTGTGCGACCTGGCGGCGCTGGACTCGCTGCCGGTCAACGACTACGTCAGCGGCCTCGCCGAGATCATCAAGGCCGGATTCATCTCCGACCCGGTGATCCTCGACCTGATCGAGGAGGACCCGGCGGCGGCCCGTACGCCCGACGGCCCGCACACCGCGGAGCTCATCGTGCGCTCCATCCAGGTCAAGGCCGACGTGGTCTCCAGCGACCTCAAGGAGTCGGGCCTGCGGGAGGTCCTCAACTACGGCCACACCCTCGCGCACGCCATCGAGAAGAACGAGCGCTACAAGTGGCGGCACGGCGCGGCCGTGTCCGTCGGCATGGTCTTCGCCGCCGAACTGGGCCGGCTCGCGGGCCGCCTGGACGACGCGACGGCCGACCGGCACCGGGAGATCCTGGCCGCCGTGGGCCTGCCGCTGACCTACCGCGGCGACCAGTGGCCCAAGCTGCTCCAGACCATGCAGGTCGACAAGAAGTCCCGCGGCAACCTGCTGCGCTTCATCGTCCTCGACGGACTGGGCAAGCCGACCGTCCTGGAGGGTCCCGACCCGGCGCACCTGATCGCCGCCTACGGCGAGGTGTCGGCGTGAGCCGCCCCGTACTCGTGCTGAACGGCCCGAACCTGGGCCGGCTCGGCTCGCGCGAGCCCGACGTGTACGGGGCCACCTCGTACACGGGGCTCGTGGAGAGCTGCCGATCGCTGGGCGAGGAGCTCGGCTTCGACGTCGAGGTCCGCGAGACCAACGACGAGGGCGAGTTGATCCGCTGGCTGCACGAGGCGGCGGACGGGAAGATCCCCGTGGTCATCAACCCGGGGGCCTTCACGCACTACTCGTACGGCATGCGGGACGCGGCGGCGCAGCGCACGGCGCCGCTGATCGAGGTGCACATCTCGAACCCGTACGCCCGCGAGGAGTTCCGCCACACCTCGGTCATCGCCGCGGTGGCGACCGGCACGGTGGCGGGCTTCGGTATCGGTTCGTACCGGCTGGCGCTGCGCGCACTGGCGGACGAGATCTCCGCCTGACACGCTGCCTGACGGTGCTGGTGGACGGCCGGGCCCCGGCAGTCATATAACGTTCTCGCATCAGTCGCCGGAACGAGATGGAGTGGCAGCGGATGCAGCACGGAGTGGGGGGCGGGGACGCGGGCCGGTGGCAGCCGGGACCGGGCCCGTCGGCGCCCCCGCAGCCGCCGATACCCCCGGCGCAGGGCTGGCCGGGTTCGCCCCCGCCGCAGTCTCCGCACCAGCCGCCCCACCAGCCCCATCAGCAGCAGTCGTCGTACCCGTCGCAACCGGTGCCGGCCGTGCCGGAGCCCACCGGGCACATCCCGCTGCCGCCCGCCGTGGCGGGTACCGGCGGTGCCGTCCTCGCCGTGCTGCTGATCGGCCCGGCCGGTGCCGGGAAGACCACCGTCGCCCGGCACTGGGCCAGCACCCGGCCCGTCGCGACGGCCCACGTGAGCCTGGACGACGTCCGCGAGTGGGTCTGCTCCGGTTTCGCGGACCCGCAGGCGGGCTGGAACGAGCACTCCGAGGCCCAGTACCGGCTCGCCCGCCGCACCTGCGGCTTCGCCGCCCGCAACTACCTGGCGAACGGCATCTCCTGCATCCTCGACGACGCGGTCTTCCCCGACCGGCCCGTCGTCGGACTGGGCGGCTGGAAGCGGCACGTGGGCCCCAACCTGCTGCCCGTGGTGCTCCTGCCCGGCCTGGAGATCGTCCTGGAGCGCAACGCGGCCCGCTCCGGCAACCGCCGGCTCTCCGACGAGGAGGTCGCGCGGATCCACGGCCGGATGGCCGGCTGGTACGGCTCCGGCCTGCCGATCATCGACAACTCCCACCTCGACGTCGAGGGCACCGCCCGCGCCCTCGACGAGGCACTGGCCCGCGCCCTGGCGGCTCCCGGCGGCTGGTAGTCCCCGATCCGGCCGGATGGCGCCGCCGGCGGCCCCGCAGGCCGCCCCGGGCCCGTCCGGACGCGCTCGCCGGGCCGGATCGCCGGGGCGCTCGTACGCTCGAAGACATGTCAGACGTGTACGCCGCCCGCCGGAGCCTGCTTCGCGACCGATGCGCCGCCGCGGGGAACGCCGCCGCACTGATCACGCGTCCGGCGAACGTCCGCTACCTCTCCGGG encodes:
- a CDS encoding AAA family ATPase; the encoded protein is MQHGVGGGDAGRWQPGPGPSAPPQPPIPPAQGWPGSPPPQSPHQPPHQPHQQQSSYPSQPVPAVPEPTGHIPLPPAVAGTGGAVLAVLLIGPAGAGKTTVARHWASTRPVATAHVSLDDVREWVCSGFADPQAGWNEHSEAQYRLARRTCGFAARNYLANGISCILDDAVFPDRPVVGLGGWKRHVGPNLLPVVLLPGLEIVLERNAARSGNRRLSDEEVARIHGRMAGWYGSGLPIIDNSHLDVEGTARALDEALARALAAPGGW
- the aroB gene encoding 3-dehydroquinate synthase — encoded protein: MTDQVTRIQVGASAGHDAYDVLVGRQLLGELGSLIGTKAQRVAVIHPEALASTGEALRDDLAEQGYEAVAIQVPNAEEAKTIEVAAYCWKALGQSGFTRTDVIVGVGGGATTDLAGFVAASWLRGVRWIAVPTTVLAMVDAAVGGKTGINTAEGKNLVGAFHPPAGVLCDLAALDSLPVNDYVSGLAEIIKAGFISDPVILDLIEEDPAAARTPDGPHTAELIVRSIQVKADVVSSDLKESGLREVLNYGHTLAHAIEKNERYKWRHGAAVSVGMVFAAELGRLAGRLDDATADRHREILAAVGLPLTYRGDQWPKLLQTMQVDKKSRGNLLRFIVLDGLGKPTVLEGPDPAHLIAAYGEVSA
- the aroQ gene encoding type II 3-dehydroquinate dehydratase, which translates into the protein MSRPVLVLNGPNLGRLGSREPDVYGATSYTGLVESCRSLGEELGFDVEVRETNDEGELIRWLHEAADGKIPVVINPGAFTHYSYGMRDAAAQRTAPLIEVHISNPYAREEFRHTSVIAAVATGTVAGFGIGSYRLALRALADEISA